One Amycolatopsis sp. NBC_00355 genomic window carries:
- a CDS encoding AAA family ATPase, which produces MTTPRPLAAVPTLPARRTRWTDAELMREEFPPPKWAVPGLLAEGLNLLAGAPKLGKSWLSLGLGADIANGDPVLGSIEVERGPVLYCALEDTGRRLQRRRRQMLAAGGRAAPLLTLETACPTMTNGGDAVLVEWLEENPHARLVIIDTYEKMRGSDASGMSAYAGDYAAAGRFKQLADHYSVPFLLIHHVRKQGAEDWQNLVSGTNGLTGAVDATLVLERGRGQADGVLHVTGRDVEEADYAMSFDANAGAWTKLDGPATDHLVGDTRAQILRLLRDHGPLTPKAIAEALDANPGSIRQTCKRMGDAGQLARTVDGIYSAPGASDTGTTQSLSQLSPLSLQAADQRESE; this is translated from the coding sequence ATGACCACGCCCCGGCCGCTGGCCGCCGTGCCGACACTGCCCGCCCGCCGCACCCGGTGGACCGATGCGGAGCTGATGCGAGAGGAGTTCCCGCCGCCAAAGTGGGCCGTTCCCGGGCTACTCGCGGAAGGGCTGAACCTGCTGGCCGGCGCGCCCAAGCTGGGCAAGTCATGGCTGTCGCTCGGCCTGGGCGCGGACATCGCCAACGGTGACCCCGTGCTCGGCTCGATCGAAGTGGAGCGTGGCCCGGTCCTGTACTGCGCACTGGAGGACACCGGCCGGCGGTTGCAGCGCCGGCGGCGGCAGATGCTTGCCGCCGGCGGACGGGCCGCGCCGCTGCTCACCCTCGAAACCGCCTGCCCCACCATGACCAACGGCGGCGACGCGGTGCTGGTCGAGTGGCTTGAGGAGAACCCGCACGCCCGGCTGGTCATCATCGACACCTACGAGAAGATGCGCGGCTCCGACGCCTCGGGCATGTCCGCCTACGCCGGCGACTACGCCGCGGCCGGCCGGTTCAAGCAGCTGGCCGACCACTACAGCGTCCCGTTCCTGCTCATTCACCACGTCCGCAAGCAGGGCGCGGAGGACTGGCAGAACCTCGTCTCCGGCACCAACGGCCTCACCGGTGCCGTGGACGCGACGCTCGTGCTCGAGCGCGGACGTGGGCAGGCGGACGGGGTGCTGCACGTGACTGGCCGCGACGTCGAAGAGGCCGACTACGCGATGTCCTTCGACGCCAACGCCGGCGCGTGGACCAAGCTCGACGGCCCGGCCACCGATCACCTGGTCGGCGACACCCGCGCGCAGATCCTGCGGCTGCTCCGCGACCACGGGCCGCTCACCCCAAAGGCGATCGCCGAAGCGCTCGACGCCAACCCTGGCAGCATCCGCCAGACCTGCAAGCGCATGGGCGACGCCGGCCAGCTCGCCCGCACCGTGGACGGCATCTACAGCGCGCCCGGCGCGAGTGACACCGGCACCACACAGTCGCTGTCACAGCTGTCACCACTGTCACTCCAGGCCGCTGACCAGCGCGAATCCGAGTGA
- a CDS encoding site-specific integrase yields the protein MATRRSRGDGGLYWDESRQRWTAEVTVGFRPNGKRIVRKARGKTKTEAKTKLKELLSDVEEGAVNASAGYTVAQAVNDWLDSYGRGERDPNTVKAVRSLANNHIIPAIGARPLVKLDVDDVEEWLAEKAEVLVTSTLRNLRSILRRAINRAQVRKRVRHNVVLLCEELPAGKGTGRPSKALTLAQAEAVLTAAESSPMRAYIVVSLLTGARTEEMRPLTWDHVDLVGKPDASPAIPPNVKVWRSVRAKGETKTRKSRRTLALPERAVRALEDHRVAQQAVKAVAGDDWREQGLVFATNVGTERDVNNVRRDFRRVIKAAGLKPTQWTPRELRHSFVSILSDGGMAIEEISRLVGHSSTAVTELVYRKQIRPVVESGARAMDRLFPATGEPAEVSSPADQAS from the coding sequence ATGGCAACGCGGCGTAGTCGTGGGGACGGCGGGCTCTACTGGGATGAGTCGCGCCAGCGCTGGACCGCGGAGGTCACCGTTGGTTTCCGGCCGAACGGTAAGCGCATCGTGCGGAAGGCACGCGGCAAGACGAAGACGGAAGCCAAGACCAAGCTCAAGGAACTGCTCAGCGACGTCGAAGAGGGCGCGGTCAACGCGTCGGCCGGCTACACGGTCGCGCAGGCGGTGAACGACTGGCTGGACAGCTACGGGCGGGGCGAGCGGGACCCGAACACGGTCAAGGCTGTCCGGTCGCTGGCGAACAACCACATCATCCCGGCTATCGGCGCTCGACCGCTGGTGAAGCTCGACGTGGACGACGTAGAGGAGTGGCTAGCGGAGAAGGCGGAAGTGCTGGTCACCTCGACCCTGCGCAATCTGCGCTCCATCCTCCGGAGGGCGATCAACCGCGCCCAGGTGCGCAAGCGGGTTCGGCACAACGTGGTGCTGTTGTGCGAGGAGCTGCCCGCCGGCAAGGGGACCGGCCGGCCGTCGAAGGCGCTCACGCTCGCGCAGGCCGAAGCCGTACTCACCGCGGCGGAGTCGTCGCCGATGCGCGCCTACATCGTGGTGTCGCTGCTGACCGGCGCACGAACCGAGGAGATGCGGCCGCTGACGTGGGATCACGTGGACCTGGTCGGCAAGCCGGACGCATCGCCGGCGATCCCGCCGAACGTCAAGGTGTGGCGTTCGGTCCGCGCCAAGGGCGAGACGAAGACGCGGAAGTCCCGGCGCACGCTGGCGCTGCCTGAGCGGGCTGTGAGGGCACTGGAGGACCACCGGGTGGCCCAGCAGGCGGTGAAGGCCGTCGCGGGCGACGACTGGCGCGAACAGGGCCTGGTCTTCGCAACCAACGTCGGCACCGAGCGGGACGTCAACAACGTCCGGCGAGACTTTCGGCGGGTGATCAAGGCGGCCGGGCTCAAGCCGACGCAGTGGACGCCCCGGGAGCTGCGGCACAGCTTCGTGTCAATCCTCTCGGACGGTGGGATGGCGATCGAGGAGATCTCGCGGTTGGTCGGGCACAGCAGCACCGCCGTGACGGAGCTGGTCTACAGGAAGCAGATCAGGCCGGTGGTCGAGTCGGGGGCAAGGGCGATGGACCGGCTCTTCCCCGCGACGGGTGAACCTGCGGAAGTTTCTTCTCCCGCTGACCAGGCGTCTTAG
- a CDS encoding bifunctional DNA primase/polymerase, producing the protein MNQTTTVDAALDAVARGWHVFPLRPDTKRPAGHPEDRCPGTGRCAGGHRTPEQRATTDPDKIRAAWTHAPYGIGVAAGPSGLCVLDLDTLKPGEEIPDRWAAAGARCGEDVLAVLADDAGEELPGDTLTVRTPSGGLHLYYRVSDGVALRNTSGERGQGLGWKVDTRAWGGYVVGPGTVTDAGRYAYVWDGPVAELPAWLVERLTPAPLPAAPVVPIRPAGSRRSRYLDVAIRAEAGKVADAKDNRNATLYTAAVALGQLVAGDALNEEEVRAALMTAAGRHIGTRHFTAREAHNAITSGLRAGRNRPRRIA; encoded by the coding sequence ATGAACCAGACGACCACAGTGGACGCCGCGCTCGACGCCGTGGCCCGCGGCTGGCACGTCTTCCCGCTGCGCCCCGACACCAAGCGCCCCGCCGGACACCCGGAGGACCGCTGTCCCGGCACCGGCCGGTGCGCCGGCGGGCACCGCACTCCAGAGCAGCGCGCCACCACAGACCCGGACAAAATCCGCGCCGCGTGGACGCACGCCCCGTACGGCATCGGGGTGGCGGCCGGCCCGTCCGGGCTGTGCGTGCTCGACCTCGACACGCTCAAGCCCGGCGAGGAGATCCCCGACCGGTGGGCCGCCGCCGGCGCGCGGTGCGGAGAAGACGTGCTCGCCGTCCTCGCCGACGATGCAGGCGAGGAGCTGCCCGGCGACACCCTCACCGTCCGCACGCCGTCCGGTGGGCTGCACCTGTACTACCGCGTGTCGGACGGCGTGGCGCTGCGCAACACCAGTGGCGAACGCGGGCAGGGGCTCGGGTGGAAGGTCGACACCCGTGCGTGGGGCGGCTATGTCGTCGGCCCCGGCACGGTCACCGACGCCGGCCGCTACGCCTACGTGTGGGACGGGCCGGTGGCGGAGCTGCCAGCGTGGCTGGTCGAGCGACTCACCCCGGCACCGCTGCCAGCCGCCCCAGTGGTGCCCATCCGCCCCGCCGGTAGTCGGCGCTCCCGCTACCTCGACGTCGCGATCCGGGCGGAAGCCGGGAAGGTCGCCGACGCCAAGGACAACCGCAACGCCACCCTCTACACCGCCGCCGTCGCGCTCGGGCAGCTGGTGGCCGGCGACGCGCTCAACGAAGAGGAGGTGCGCGCGGCGCTGATGACCGCGGCCGGCCGGCACATCGGGACGCGGCACTTCACCGCCCGCGAAGCCCACAACGCGATCACGTCCGGTCTGCGCGCCGGCCGCAACCGTCCCCGCCGGATCGCCTAA
- a CDS encoding NAD(P)-dependent oxidoreductase, with protein sequence MAAAVVKILVSDEADDVVGRSILGDLQGVEVVPYDPNVAELTSSQSDAAVLLPPYRSSHRPIRLLAQLGSLRMVQLLSAGADEWSRDVPGGVTLVTARGAHAGPVAEWVLSAVLTQFRQWPALVRFQDKGVWAHRRFEAETLAGKRALIVGAGAIGGEVARRLEVFGVDSTLVASRDRDGVFGADTLPEIVSGHALVVVTAPLTEKTRGLVGPRFLKLMDDNALLVNVGRGQIVDTDALLVELTSGRLRAALDVTDPEPLPSDHPLWAQQGAVISPHSARTVPGTNRLCYEVAAQQIAAFLRGERPSNAAQHG encoded by the coding sequence ATGGCTGCTGCTGTGGTGAAGATTCTCGTTAGCGACGAGGCGGATGACGTTGTAGGCCGTAGCATCCTCGGCGACCTTCAGGGTGTCGAGGTTGTGCCGTACGACCCGAACGTCGCGGAGTTGACGTCGAGCCAGTCGGACGCTGCTGTTCTGTTGCCGCCGTACCGCAGCAGCCATCGCCCTATTCGGCTGCTCGCCCAACTTGGGTCTCTTCGGATGGTGCAGCTCCTGTCTGCGGGGGCTGACGAATGGTCCAGGGATGTGCCCGGCGGAGTAACCCTGGTGACTGCACGGGGTGCGCACGCTGGCCCCGTAGCCGAATGGGTCTTGTCGGCGGTGCTGACGCAGTTTCGTCAGTGGCCCGCGCTGGTCCGATTTCAGGATAAAGGCGTGTGGGCGCACCGCCGGTTCGAGGCGGAGACCTTGGCGGGCAAGCGGGCGCTCATTGTCGGTGCCGGCGCAATCGGCGGCGAGGTCGCGCGACGGCTTGAAGTATTTGGAGTGGATTCGACGCTCGTCGCGTCGCGTGACCGAGATGGTGTCTTCGGAGCGGATACGTTGCCCGAAATTGTGTCGGGTCACGCCCTCGTGGTGGTCACGGCTCCATTGACGGAGAAGACGCGAGGGCTAGTCGGTCCACGGTTCTTGAAGCTGATGGACGACAACGCACTCTTGGTCAACGTAGGCCGTGGTCAGATCGTCGACACGGACGCGTTGCTCGTCGAGTTGACGTCAGGACGCTTACGCGCAGCGCTCGACGTGACCGATCCGGAACCCCTGCCAAGTGATCACCCATTGTGGGCACAGCAGGGCGCTGTGATCAGTCCTCACTCCGCCCGGACCGTTCCTGGAACCAATCGGCTGTGCTACGAGGTGGCTGCGCAGCAAATCGCCGCGTTCCTGAGGGGCGAACGGCCGTCCAACGCCGCGCAGCATGGCTGA
- a CDS encoding zonular occludens toxin domain-containing protein, whose amino-acid sequence MSDNTEQTPAAGELATIHHLPVAQEQGEVIEGEIVTDEEYARLTSQKARAIARYRGYGHDVVTVARATRNAVKHEKTKTAFRHGVAYPAAGVKVVVARWRDTHGANRYERMMRAAEAAGDHDKLLEWESRDVAEKQRRHDRTMDWLRAPGQWIKAAVIGSVGVTGFLLVLGIILAINDGEISEILTPITGVFDAVAFVVWFLTTYGVLLLVAGTVVGVGYLYQQGREHGDMPKWLTPPVDGDTMDELPDENTILNALKNLNIPGFNRAVKEGWRIKFITPPHVDGKGWRAQVALPPACPVEEIVKRKTTLAHNLVRYPREVWPTEPQPSVLDLWVAKPGALSGPVDPWPLLAELDNVTADYFAGVPVGVTLKGDVVRGRLFEANYALGGMMGSGKSTLAIDLVLGAMLDPVVDIDVVVMAENTDYDPMKPRLRTLTTGAGDETVDACLNLLYELYDDLSVRGKALKEHATDRAVTRALAEKDGRLRPRVVVIDECQNLFMGKDGKKAIEVASKLMSTARKYAITLIFLTPEPSKDALPRKITSVASNKACFAIGDQMANDAVLGTGSYKAGISAVGLTPKTDEGPGDVGTCMARGFTAKPGLLRSFYVSPKDAHAVTKRAMVLREQTALPAGPDAPAPAGPVDHLANIAGVLGTEARMRTQEVLQRLTERDRGTYGEWSFADLAGALPESAKPYKTGGHMQVSAARLRDAIAERDDEGEFDGDETEGTD is encoded by the coding sequence ATGAGCGACAACACCGAGCAGACCCCGGCCGCCGGCGAGCTGGCCACCATCCACCACCTGCCCGTCGCGCAGGAGCAGGGCGAGGTGATCGAAGGCGAGATCGTCACCGACGAGGAGTACGCCCGTCTGACGTCGCAGAAGGCGCGGGCGATCGCCCGGTACCGCGGCTACGGCCACGACGTCGTGACCGTCGCTCGCGCCACGCGCAACGCGGTCAAGCACGAGAAGACGAAGACCGCGTTCCGACACGGCGTCGCCTACCCCGCCGCCGGGGTCAAGGTGGTCGTGGCCCGGTGGCGCGACACCCACGGCGCGAACCGGTACGAACGCATGATGCGCGCCGCGGAAGCGGCCGGCGACCACGACAAGCTCCTCGAATGGGAGTCCCGCGACGTCGCGGAGAAGCAGCGCCGCCACGACCGCACGATGGACTGGCTCCGCGCTCCCGGGCAGTGGATCAAGGCCGCCGTCATCGGATCCGTTGGTGTGACAGGGTTTCTGCTGGTCCTGGGCATCATCCTGGCCATCAACGACGGCGAGATCAGCGAGATCCTGACACCCATCACCGGCGTGTTCGACGCGGTCGCGTTCGTGGTGTGGTTCCTGACCACCTACGGCGTGCTCCTGCTGGTCGCTGGCACCGTCGTGGGCGTCGGCTACCTCTACCAGCAGGGCCGCGAACACGGCGACATGCCGAAGTGGCTCACCCCGCCCGTAGACGGCGACACGATGGACGAGCTCCCGGACGAGAACACGATCCTGAACGCGCTGAAGAACCTGAACATCCCGGGGTTCAACCGCGCGGTCAAGGAAGGGTGGCGGATCAAGTTCATCACCCCGCCGCACGTGGATGGCAAGGGATGGCGCGCGCAGGTGGCGTTGCCGCCGGCGTGCCCGGTGGAGGAGATCGTGAAGCGCAAGACCACGTTGGCGCACAACCTGGTCCGCTACCCGCGGGAGGTGTGGCCGACCGAGCCCCAACCGTCCGTGTTGGACCTGTGGGTGGCCAAGCCCGGTGCCCTGTCGGGGCCGGTCGACCCGTGGCCGCTGCTGGCTGAACTGGACAACGTCACCGCCGACTACTTCGCCGGCGTGCCGGTCGGGGTGACGCTCAAGGGTGACGTGGTGCGCGGGCGGCTGTTCGAGGCGAACTACGCCCTGGGCGGCATGATGGGCTCGGGCAAGTCCACGTTGGCGATCGACCTGGTGTTGGGCGCGATGCTGGACCCGGTGGTGGACATCGACGTCGTGGTCATGGCCGAGAACACCGACTACGACCCGATGAAGCCGCGGTTGCGGACGCTCACGACCGGCGCCGGCGACGAGACCGTAGACGCGTGCCTGAACCTGCTCTACGAGCTCTACGACGACCTTTCCGTGCGCGGCAAGGCACTCAAGGAGCACGCCACCGACCGTGCGGTGACCCGCGCACTGGCCGAAAAGGACGGACGGCTCCGCCCGCGCGTCGTGGTCATCGACGAGTGCCAGAACCTGTTCATGGGCAAGGACGGCAAGAAGGCGATCGAGGTCGCGTCCAAGCTGATGAGCACCGCGCGCAAGTACGCGATCACGCTGATCTTCCTCACGCCGGAACCGTCGAAGGACGCGCTCCCGCGCAAGATCACCTCGGTGGCCAGCAACAAGGCGTGCTTCGCCATCGGTGACCAGATGGCCAATGACGCCGTGCTCGGCACCGGGTCCTACAAGGCCGGCATCTCCGCAGTGGGACTCACGCCGAAGACGGACGAGGGTCCCGGCGATGTCGGCACCTGTATGGCCCGCGGCTTCACCGCCAAGCCCGGTCTGCTCCGGTCGTTCTACGTCTCGCCGAAGGACGCGCACGCGGTCACCAAGCGCGCCATGGTGTTGCGTGAGCAGACGGCGCTGCCCGCCGGCCCGGACGCGCCGGCCCCGGCCGGGCCGGTCGATCACCTCGCGAACATCGCCGGCGTGCTCGGCACCGAAGCGCGGATGCGAACGCAGGAAGTGCTGCAGCGGCTGACCGAACGCGACCGCGGCACCTACGGCGAGTGGAGCTTCGCCGACCTCGCCGGCGCGCTGCCGGAGTCGGCAAAGCCGTACAAGACCGGCGGGCACATGCAGGTCTCTGCCGCCCGTCTCCGCGATGCCATCGCGGAGCGTGACGACGAGGGCGAGTTCGACGGCGACGAGACCGAGGGGACCGACTGA
- a CDS encoding RloB family protein: MARNRNDVRSRTSLSRTRGTRQERRRILIVTEGEETEPDYFKGLAASLRATGVDVQSMQIIGEGRDPMRVVKRAALLSNEGRSIGKRDGYDSVWCVIDVDDHAGLPNAIIEAKALGFSVSISNPCFEIWLLWHFIDCTRYMTREDLKAALKKRGHEGKSVSASFPFASVKNAINRASGATVDMPDNPGSGVWRLVEVLDQGGRLKA, encoded by the coding sequence GTGGCACGAAATCGAAACGATGTCAGATCTAGAACTTCTCTCAGTCGCACTCGAGGAACGCGACAGGAGAGGAGGCGGATTCTGATTGTCACGGAAGGCGAGGAGACTGAACCTGACTACTTCAAGGGCTTGGCCGCCTCCCTTAGAGCAACCGGGGTCGACGTGCAGTCCATGCAGATTATCGGAGAAGGGCGCGACCCCATGCGCGTCGTTAAACGGGCGGCCCTCCTCTCGAATGAAGGTCGATCTATTGGGAAGCGCGATGGATACGACTCCGTTTGGTGCGTGATCGACGTCGATGACCATGCGGGACTTCCAAACGCTATAATCGAAGCGAAAGCTTTAGGGTTCTCGGTCTCGATCAGCAATCCATGTTTCGAAATTTGGCTCTTATGGCACTTCATTGACTGCACGCGGTACATGACCCGGGAAGATCTAAAAGCAGCGTTAAAAAAGCGTGGACACGAAGGAAAATCGGTATCCGCCAGCTTTCCATTTGCAAGCGTCAAAAATGCAATCAACCGGGCTTCTGGCGCGACCGTCGACATGCCAGACAATCCGGGCAGCGGAGTGTGGCGACTTGTCGAAGTTCTTGATCAGGGAGGCCGACTAAAGGCATGA
- a CDS encoding AAA family ATPase, whose translation MRDLVELSLAAPNLRGNVPTEGNWVTSTTRVAGIYGANASGKSTVLHALDFMTSAIQRSATTWADSDTFPHHPYLLDKHYEEVPSLYEIDVVVDDIRYTYGFESNASGIKNEWLYSYHSPWKRMLFDRTESAIKFGRSLSGENQLISKLMGPRNLFLSVASNSQHPTLRRIHHRITRHIRYARYTDSDRSNRVKWVQGLIKNESLWAQAQALIKLADLGIANVKVEEVELDEETKESTEKVIKALQENIGFPTREKGLDDFWAQLSRKIVFEHDVEGSEEPAALDLALESSGTVAWLSLGVPALYALKYGDTYLVDELDSSLHPRLTAALVLMFKDPEINRFGAQLIFTSHDVSLLGRMLGEVLSPEEVWFIEKNNGVSEIYALHEFQVRKSDNFEKRYLEGRYGAVPMIRQDDLRKALLEGAGK comes from the coding sequence TTGCGCGACCTCGTTGAGTTGTCCCTAGCTGCGCCGAACCTGCGCGGCAACGTACCGACTGAAGGCAATTGGGTTACATCTACTACGCGCGTTGCGGGTATCTACGGAGCGAACGCCTCCGGCAAGTCAACCGTCCTTCACGCTCTTGACTTCATGACCTCGGCAATTCAAAGGTCCGCTACCACTTGGGCTGATTCGGACACCTTTCCGCATCACCCCTACCTCCTAGATAAGCACTACGAGGAGGTTCCATCACTTTATGAGATCGACGTGGTCGTGGATGATATTCGATACACCTACGGGTTCGAATCAAACGCTTCTGGCATCAAGAATGAGTGGCTCTATTCGTACCACTCTCCTTGGAAGAGGATGCTCTTTGATCGCACCGAGAGTGCGATTAAGTTCGGACGCAGCTTGAGCGGCGAGAACCAGCTCATAAGTAAACTTATGGGGCCGCGGAACCTATTTCTCTCGGTTGCGTCCAATAGTCAACACCCCACCCTTAGAAGAATTCACCATCGGATAACACGGCACATTCGGTACGCTCGCTACACAGATTCCGACCGCTCAAATCGCGTCAAATGGGTTCAAGGTCTCATCAAGAATGAGTCACTTTGGGCTCAAGCTCAGGCTCTCATAAAGCTAGCCGACCTCGGGATAGCTAATGTCAAGGTGGAAGAAGTTGAGCTAGATGAAGAAACGAAAGAATCTACCGAGAAGGTCATCAAAGCGCTCCAAGAAAACATCGGCTTCCCGACGCGAGAGAAAGGCCTTGATGACTTCTGGGCCCAGCTTAGTCGGAAAATAGTCTTTGAGCACGACGTTGAAGGATCCGAGGAGCCCGCAGCCCTTGACCTTGCACTAGAAAGCAGCGGTACGGTTGCATGGCTAAGCCTCGGCGTGCCAGCACTCTACGCCCTCAAGTATGGCGATACTTACCTGGTCGACGAACTGGACTCAAGCTTACATCCACGACTCACCGCCGCCTTGGTTCTTATGTTTAAAGATCCAGAGATTAACCGCTTCGGCGCGCAGTTAATATTTACATCGCACGATGTCTCACTACTGGGTCGAATGCTGGGAGAAGTTCTTTCGCCAGAGGAAGTTTGGTTCATCGAGAAGAACAATGGCGTATCCGAAATTTACGCTCTTCACGAGTTTCAGGTGCGCAAGTCTGACAACTTTGAAAAACGCTATCTCGAAGGTCGTTATGGTGCGGTCCCAATGATCAGACAAGATGACCTTCGCAAAGCCTTACTAGAAGGCGCAGGCAAGTAG
- a CDS encoding NUDIX hydrolase → MEHTHDTPETARLTADVLAFARRNDVWNILMIQRRWDPFAGRWAFPGGHVDPGETFRAAAARELTEETGLRATDLRQLGIYDRPDRDPRGRYITVAFFTVVRRPVKPTAGDDAAVAVWMPLSWLARNRDAIAFDHADILADATAVLARFTPEVPR, encoded by the coding sequence ATGGAACACACCCACGACACTCCCGAAACGGCCCGGCTCACCGCGGACGTGCTCGCGTTCGCCCGCCGCAACGACGTCTGGAACATCCTCATGATCCAGCGCCGCTGGGACCCCTTCGCCGGCCGATGGGCCTTCCCCGGCGGGCACGTCGACCCCGGCGAGACCTTCCGCGCCGCCGCTGCGCGCGAGCTAACCGAAGAGACCGGGCTCCGCGCCACCGACCTGCGACAGCTCGGCATCTACGACCGGCCCGACCGCGACCCCCGCGGCCGCTACATCACCGTCGCGTTCTTCACCGTCGTCCGCCGACCGGTCAAGCCCACCGCCGGCGACGACGCCGCCGTCGCCGTGTGGATGCCGCTGTCGTGGCTGGCCCGCAACCGCGACGCCATCGCGTTCGACCACGCCGACATCCTCGCCGACGCCACCGCCGTGCTGGCCCGCTTCACCCCGGAGGTGCCCCGATGA
- a CDS encoding helix-turn-helix domain-containing protein — protein MDATITPAAVPARHLYTVDEAKRLLSMSRSVIYEQLRAGRLGSVKQGRARLIPAKAIQQYVDLLISEAEVTGYGNAA, from the coding sequence ATGGACGCCACCATCACGCCGGCCGCGGTACCCGCGCGGCACTTGTACACGGTCGACGAAGCCAAGCGCCTGCTTTCCATGAGCCGTTCGGTGATCTATGAGCAGTTGCGCGCCGGACGCCTCGGGTCCGTGAAGCAGGGCCGGGCACGGCTCATTCCGGCGAAAGCCATTCAGCAGTACGTGGATCTTCTCATCAGCGAAGCGGAGGTGACCGGCTATGGCAACGCGGCGTAG
- a CDS encoding AAA family ATPase: MARSEPLAQQIARNVENDIEAGRLRHGQRLPSSRELAQEWDVSVFTINEAMDLLAKKGLVVSKPRAARTVNAPDQEVRGEVRPVAPQVVMIGGYAGSGKTELGRILARETGWPMLDKDTLTRFVVEAALEMQGLSRNDRESETYLTKIRPAEYDSLLEAMTENLQSGNNAIVTAPFVREFADEGWIRQRELLCRNLGAQLTIVWVYCDADTMHTYVRHRNAPRDATKLADWKTYMEGVNVEFRPPVPHVVIDNSVSGGVMAVQARQLIDQLTSNGKGK; the protein is encoded by the coding sequence GTGGCCAGGTCTGAGCCACTCGCGCAGCAGATCGCCCGGAACGTCGAGAACGACATCGAAGCGGGCCGGCTTCGGCACGGTCAGCGGTTGCCGTCGTCTCGTGAGCTGGCGCAAGAGTGGGACGTGAGCGTCTTCACGATCAACGAAGCGATGGACCTGCTCGCCAAGAAGGGGCTAGTGGTGAGCAAGCCGAGAGCTGCCCGCACGGTCAACGCGCCGGACCAGGAAGTTCGCGGGGAAGTTCGTCCCGTGGCTCCGCAGGTGGTCATGATCGGCGGCTACGCCGGCAGCGGGAAGACGGAGCTGGGGCGCATTCTGGCGCGCGAGACCGGTTGGCCAATGCTCGACAAGGACACCCTGACGCGCTTTGTGGTTGAAGCGGCGCTTGAGATGCAGGGCCTGTCGAGAAACGACCGAGAGTCCGAGACGTACCTAACCAAAATCAGGCCAGCCGAGTATGACTCGCTGCTTGAGGCCATGACCGAGAACCTGCAAAGCGGAAACAATGCGATCGTTACTGCGCCGTTTGTTCGCGAGTTCGCTGACGAGGGTTGGATTCGGCAACGTGAGTTGCTGTGCCGCAACCTTGGTGCCCAGTTGACGATCGTCTGGGTTTACTGTGATGCGGATACGATGCACACGTACGTCCGTCATCGCAACGCGCCGCGCGATGCCACGAAACTTGCCGATTGGAAGACGTACATGGAAGGCGTAAATGTCGAATTCCGCCCTCCGGTTCCTCACGTCGTGATTGACAACTCGGTTTCAGGGGGAGTCATGGCTGTGCAGGCGCGTCAGCTCATCGATCAGCTCACATCGAACGGCAAAGGTAAGTAA